Below is a genomic region from Enoplosus armatus isolate fEnoArm2 chromosome 10, fEnoArm2.hap1, whole genome shotgun sequence.
AAGTAATACTTGTTGAATTGTTAGATGTCAATGACAACCCACCAGTTTTCTCCCTGCCTTCATATGTCGTTTATGTAAAAGAGAACAATGCTCCTGGGAACATTTTATGCTCAGTGTCAGCAACTGATGCTGATTCTGGTGATAACGCGAAGATCTCCTACTCCATGTTGGACTCTAAAGTGCAGGACGTGTCTGTCTCATCTTATGTTTACATTAACTCAGATAACGGCAGCATCTACAGCATGCACTCGTTTGACTATGAGAAACTGAAGGTGTTTCAGATTCAGGTTCAGGCAAAGGACCAGGGCTCTCCGTCTCTCAGCAGCAACGCCACTGTCCATGTTTTTATCCTGGACCAGAACGACAATGCCCCCGCTGTTATCTACCCCTCCTCCGCTGCCCTGGGCTCCCTCTCTCACCAGAGGATGCCTCGCTCCGCTAAAGCGGGTCACCTGGTTACTAAGGTGTCGGCCGTGGACGCTGACTCGGGCCATAACGCCTGGATCTCCTACAAACTGGCGGAGGCCACCGACGCCTCTCTGTTCACGGTCAATCTGTACACAGGGGAGGTGAGGACTAAACGCGCTGTGTCCGAGCAGGACGACTCCTCTCAGAGGCTGCTTATAGAGATCAAGGACGACGGGGAACCGGTCCAGTCCGCCACCGTCACGGTGTCCATCCTGCTGGAGGACGGCCTCCATGAGCCCATCTTAGACCTCCGACAGAAAGCGGCCGAGCCCAGCAAGAAAACTGGGAGAATCACCCTTTATTTGATTCTCTCTCTGGCCTCGGTGTCCGTGCTGTCTCTGCTGACTTTTCTCATCTTAGCGGTTAAATGCAtcaggagcagcagaagcagcggTAGTTGCTGCACGAGACGGACCGACTGTGATGATTACAAGAACCccaacagaaacctgcagaTTCAGCTCAACACCGATGGACCCATAAAGTACGTGGAGGTCCTGGGAGGAGACATGTTGTCTCAGAGTCAGTCGTTCaggtcctgtctgtctcccatgTCAGAGTACAGTGATTTCACTCTGATTAAACCCAGCAGCACCACTGACTTTAAGGAGGTGATCAGTGTTCTGGATGCGTCTTTGCCCGACAGCACCTGGACCTTTGAGAGCCAGCAggtgagcaaaacaaaatgcagacGTTGAGTTGCATTTACTCCGAGGGACTTCATAGTATTtgctctatctatctatctatctatctatctttctatctatcGGATAAAAGACTGTTCAGAAACTGTTGAAATAATTATGTTCAAGACATCTGTCAATGTAGCCTCATATGCGCACACTTCCATAGCCATTTCTGAACAGTTCAGCACCACGACGGTGGACAGCGGCACTTTGAGAATGCAGTAATGCTTAAAGGCCTATGATcaaagtatgtgtgtgagcgcgtGTGTTTTGCCTCTGCTGTAGCTCATCTTTtcagaagaaaacataaaagtgaTTGATTAAAAATCTCTCACAGTGAAGATTGTGATCGTTTACGTCTGATGTTGGATTAATCGTATTTCCTGTTCGTTCGTTCGTtcgttctctctttctttctgttttaaaaacatattttatagtGGCATGCCACCTTTATATTGTTTGACGTCCTCTGAGTTTCAAAATAACTGCCTTTTGTTGAAGTGAAGGGGCACAAAGAGAATAGATGCTGCCACTTTAAGAGTGTCGATCAGTTTCCCTCTCATTGGATGGTAGAGGTGGATGCTGTGCACCAATAGGATTCACAACTGTACAAAGCAATCTAGTCCCTGCCCCCATGCAGCCCAGTGCTATAACGCGTAGAATGCAAAGAGCTCGAGGAGAGAGACAACAATGAGCTCGTATTTTATATTATGACAATTTTATATTTAGCTTACAACCATGCTCCGTAATTCTGGAAAATGTTCTATTGGATTAACATCTCCGAATATGGATTTCAGCCTTGTTCAGTACAGTATGTCGATTGGAATTAACGTGTTATAGCGGACCAAGGATGACAAAGAGAACAGGATACCGAGACTGGAGATGGCAGGCGCTTTGGTGgcatcatttctttctcttgtggAGTACAATAGACGGACAGACTCGTTACAGCATCCCGGAGGAACTGAAACAGGGCTCTGTGGTAGGAAATCTGGCCAAAGATCTGGGTTTGGGACTATCTGAAATTTTTGACCGTAAGCTGCGCGTCGCCTCTGAGGCTGGTGAGcagtatttcagtgtggacGCGGGGAAGGGCGAGCTGGTGGTGAATGACAGAATAGACAGAGAGGCTTTATGCGGACAAAGCGCCAGCTGTGTGTTGCCTCTGCAGGTTGTAATTGAAGACCCATTACAACTTTTCCGTGTTGAGGTAGAAATACAAGACATGAATGATAATGCGCCTAGATTTCCATCAAATGATATCACATTGGAGGTTGCGGAATCTACGGCTTTAGGGGTTCGTTTTCCATTAGAGAGCGCCATAGACCCAGATGTTGGCAGTAATTCAGTAAAATCATACACTCTCAGTAAAGATGAATGTTTTAATATTAGAGTAAAAGAAGTTGCCGGTGGAAGGAAAGTCCCTGAATTGATTTTAGCAAAAAAtttagacagagagaaaaaggccGTTCATAAGCTTTTGTTGACAGCTCTAGATGGGGGCAACCCAGTGAGATCAGGGACCGCTCAGCTATCTGTTACAGTCCTTGACATCAACGATAACGTCCCAGCTTTTGGGAAAACGTTGTATAAAGTATCTATCAGTGAAAATGCTCCAGAGGGTGCATTGATAGTACAAACAAAAGCGACAGACATGGACGATGGTCAAAACGGAGAGATAGAATACTCATTTGGAGCGCACACATCAGACactgttctctctgtttttagtATCGATCATGTATCGGGAACAATATTTCTTAAAGGAAAACTAGACTTCGAGGCAAGTGAAAATTATGAATTAGATATAAGTGCGAAAGATAGAGGCAGTCCGAGAATGGAGGGGCATTGTACTGTGCATGTTGACGTTTTAGATGTTAACGATAATGCCCCAGAAATAATACTCACCTCTCATCCAAAGCCAGTGCGCGAAGATTCACCTAATGGCACCGTAGTAGCTTTAATCAGTGCCCGAGACCTTGACTCCGGTGTTAACGGTAAAGTAACATTACAGCTCCCCAAGAGGTCTCCATTTACCCTGAAACCGTCGTTTTCTCATAATTACGCACTGGTTACCAGTGGTGCTTTAGATCGGGAAAATGTCTCCGAATATAATATTGAGATAACAGCCACTGATTCaggctctcctcctctgtccagtAAGAAAACTATACCTGTCAGCATCACTGATGTGAATGACAACCCTCCTGTATTCACTCAGCCCTCctataatgtatatttaaaagaGAATGGGGTACCAGGGTCTATACTGTTCTCAGTATCAGCATCTGACCTGGACTTTGGTGAAAACGCCAAAATCTCTTACTCTATACTGGACTCTAAAGTGCAGGACGTGTCTGTCTCATCTTATGTTTACATTAACTCAGATAACGGCAGCATCTACAGCATGCACTCGTTTGACTATGAGAAACTGAAGGTGTTTCAGATTCAGGTTCAGGCAAAGGACCAGGGCTCTCCGTCTCTCAGCAGCAACGCCACTGTCCATGTTTTTATCCTGGACCAGAACGACAATGCCCCCGCTGTTATCTACCCCTCCTCCGCTGCCCTGGGCTCCCTCTCTCACCAGAGGATGCCTCGCTCCGCTAAAGCGGGTCACCTGGTTACTAAGGTGTCGGCCGTGGACGCTGACTCGGGCCATAACGCCTGGATCTCCTACAAACTGGCGGAGGCCACAGACGCCTCTCTGTTCACGGTCAATCTGTACACAGGGGAGGTGAGGACTAAACGCGCTGTGTCCGAGCAGGACGACTCCTCTCAGAGGCTGCTTATAGAGATCAAGGACGACGGGGAACCGGTCCAGTCCGCCACCGTCACGGTGTCCATCCTGCTGGAGGACGGCCTCCATGAGCCCATCTTAGACCTCCGACAGAAAGCGGCCGAGCCCAGCAGGAAAACTGGGAGAATCACCCTTTATTTGATTCTCTCTCTGGCCTCGGTGTCCGTGCTGTCTCTGCTGACTTTTCTCATCTTAGCGGTTAAATGCAtcaggagcagcagaagcagcggTAGTTGCTGCACGAGACGGACCGACTGTGATGATTACAAGAACCccaacagaaacctgcagaTTCAGCTCAACACCGACGGACCCATAAAGTACGTGGAGGTCCTGGGAGGAGACATGTTGTCTCAGAGTCAGTCGTTCaggtcctgtctgtctcccatgTCAGAGTACAGTGATTTCACTCTGATTAAACCCAGCAGCACCACTGACTTTAAGGAGGTGATCAGTGTTCTGGATGCGTCTTTGCCCGACAGCACCTGGACCTTTGAGAGCCAGCAGGTGAGCTGAAAACAACCATTGAActtaataatgatgaaaaaattAGCATTATTATTTAGTACAAAAAGTACTCGATGGTAGCATTGTCTGTCATGAATGTCCATCAACagtgcaaacaaaaaaacgtacaaaatgcctgtctgtctgcagtggtCTATGTGTCGGTCTGccctctttcctgtctcttAGTTTCAATacatcattgtgtttttatcacaCCTTTTGGcagtgtgtattttaaatttgttttcaaagtggGGAAATTTTCTTTGCAATAACTGTATTCAAAGACGGTTAAAATAGTTGTGTTGCATCAATTTGGTGTTGGAACATTTCAGCACCATGACAGCGAACAGCGACTGTGACGTGCAGCCATGATCATGCAACGTTAGAACAGTGttgatttatttactttgtacAATTGCGTGGACACTACataacattttaatacttttatgCTTTCTATTTTTTCTGTGATAGGAAATTCAATTTTATCGTTTCAATTAATTTGAAGCACTTACTGCAAAGTGGTTTTAATTTATCTTCTATGTTTGACAACGACTAGGCTTTCTCATATTATTTGATATTCAGTGatatttgtcatcatcatcccaAATGAAAGCTCACAAAGAGAATAGATGCTGCCACTTTAAGAGTGTCGATCAGTTTCCCTCTCATtggatggtggtggtggatgcTGTGCACCAATAGGATTCAGAACTGTACAAAGCAATCTAGTCCCTGCCCCCATGCAGCCTTAACGCTGTAACACGTTGAATGCAAAGAGCTcgaggagagagacagcaatGAGCTCGTATTTTCTAAGATTTAAACATGTAAATTTTAGCTTACAGCCATGCTCAAACATTGTGGCTTTTCTTCTTTGGGTTTATTTCCTACTATCATGGATTCCAACATTTTCTTAAACAAGATCACGATTGGAATTAATGTGTTATAGCGGATCAAGGATGACAAAGACAATAGGATACCGAGACTGGAGATGGCAGGCGCTTTGGTGgcatcatttctttctcttgtggAGTACAATAGACGGACAGACTCGTTACAGCATCCCGGAG
It encodes:
- the LOC139291801 gene encoding protocadherin gamma-C5-like; amino-acid sequence: MTKRTGYRDWRWQALWWHHFFLLWSTIDGQTRYSIPEELKQGSVVGNLAKDLGLGLSEIFDRKLRVASEAGEQYFSVDAGKGELVVNDRIDREALCGQSASCVLPLQVVIEDPLQLFRVEVEIQDMNDNAPRFPSNDITLEVAESTALGVRFPLESAIDPDVGSNSVKSYTLSKDECFNIRVKEVAGGRKVPELILAKNLDREKKAVHKLLLTALDGGNPVRSGTAQLSVTVLDINDNVPAFGKTLYKVSISENAPEGALIVQTKATDMDDGQNGEIEYSFGAHTSDTVLSVFSIDHVSGTIFLKGKLDFEASENYELDISAKDRGSPRMEGHCTVHVDVLDVNDNAPEIILTSHPKPVREDSPNGTVVALISARDLDSGVNGKVTLQLPKRSPFTLKPSFSHNYALVTSGALDRENVSEYNIEITATDSGSPPLSSKKTIPVSITDVNDNPPVFTQPSYNVYLKENGVPGSILFSVSASDLDFGENAKISYSILDSKVQDVSVSSYVYINSDNGSIYSMHSFDYEKLKVFQIQVQAKDQGSPSLSSNATVHVFILDQNDNAPAVIYPSSAALGSLSHQRMPRSAKAGHLVTKVSAVDADSGHNAWISYKLAEATDASLFTVNLYTGEVRTKRAVSEQDDSSQRLLIEIKDDGEPVQSATVTVSILLEDGLHEPILDLRQKAAEPSRKTGRITLYLILSLASVSVLSLLTFLILAVKCIRSSRSSGSCCTRRTDCDDYKNPNRNLQIQLNTDGPIKYVEVLGGDMLSQSQSFRSCLSPMSEYSDFTLIKPSSTTDFKEVISVLDASLPDSTWTFESQQVS